In the Arthrobacter zhaoxinii genome, one interval contains:
- a CDS encoding carbohydrate ABC transporter permease, translating into MTTSPAPLLDEAVTASGRTKQRVNRKAKGERSVGLHILLAVASLYFLLPLWWLIVAGTKSTQGLFTGSGGPLWFDKNFALFDNLQQLATYNNGIYLRWLGNSFLYATAGGLGATILAVLAGYAFAKYRFRGRTISFMILLASVMVPATALVIPTYVLFNNLGLTNTIWAVILPSLLSPFGVYLMRVYVQDAIPDELLDAARVDGSGEIRTFFTIALPLMRPAVVTVLLLSVVGGWNNYFLPLAMISDQTLLPVTVGLNAWQVQSNSATANSLVWNLVTSGSLVSVIPLIISFLLLQKYWQGGLSLGSLK; encoded by the coding sequence ATGACAACTTCACCTGCACCGCTTCTCGACGAGGCCGTCACCGCCTCCGGGCGGACGAAGCAACGCGTCAACCGGAAAGCGAAGGGTGAGCGGTCCGTCGGCCTGCACATCCTCCTGGCGGTGGCGTCCCTGTACTTCCTTCTTCCGCTGTGGTGGCTCATCGTCGCGGGGACCAAGAGCACCCAGGGACTGTTCACCGGAAGCGGCGGGCCGCTGTGGTTCGATAAGAACTTCGCCCTCTTTGACAACCTGCAGCAGCTGGCAACCTACAACAACGGCATCTACCTGCGCTGGCTGGGCAACTCGTTCCTGTACGCAACGGCCGGCGGCCTCGGGGCCACCATCCTTGCTGTGCTCGCCGGGTACGCGTTCGCGAAGTACCGCTTCCGGGGCCGGACCATCAGCTTCATGATCCTCCTGGCATCGGTCATGGTGCCCGCCACGGCCCTCGTCATTCCGACGTACGTGCTGTTCAACAACCTCGGCCTCACGAACACGATCTGGGCTGTCATCCTCCCGTCGCTGCTGAGCCCGTTCGGTGTCTACCTCATGCGTGTCTATGTCCAGGACGCTATTCCGGACGAGCTTCTTGATGCCGCCCGGGTGGACGGCTCAGGGGAAATCCGGACGTTCTTCACCATCGCCCTGCCGCTGATGCGCCCGGCCGTTGTCACCGTGCTGCTGCTGTCCGTGGTGGGCGGATGGAACAACTATTTCCTGCCGCTGGCCATGATCTCGGACCAGACGCTGCTTCCGGTGACGGTGGGGCTCAATGCCTGGCAGGTTCAGTCGAACTCCGCCACGGCGAACAGCCTCGTCTGGAACCTGGTCACCAGCGGGTCGCTGGTCTCGGTCATCCCGCTCATCATCTCGTTCCTCTTGCTGCAGAAGTACTGGCAGGGCGGGCTCTCCCTGGGCAGCCTCAAGTAA
- a CDS encoding carbohydrate ABC transporter permease — protein sequence MERKNARFGWVFLAPFAVVFLVFLVLPLCYAFWMSLHTNTLAGGEQFAGLENYTKAFSDQRFLSGMARVAGFALVFVPLQIGLALVFALILDDVRTRLSRFSRLLIFAPYAIPGVIGALMWGFLYSPSFGPLVSFFDFLHLQAPDLLNRDSIFWSLTNIVTWQWTGYYMIIIYASLQSIDPSIYEAARIDGASKLQTALQVKVPIVTSSLVLTMVFALIGTLQFFTEPQVLAPLAGNAIDAAYTPNLYAYNLAFSYQQFNYASAISFALGLMVFLASIIFLIATRKKSGLN from the coding sequence TTGGAGCGGAAGAACGCCCGGTTCGGCTGGGTGTTTCTCGCCCCCTTCGCGGTCGTGTTCCTCGTCTTCCTCGTCCTTCCGCTCTGTTATGCGTTCTGGATGAGCCTCCACACCAATACCCTCGCGGGAGGCGAGCAGTTCGCCGGGCTGGAGAACTACACCAAAGCCTTCAGCGACCAGCGCTTCCTGTCAGGGATGGCGCGGGTCGCGGGGTTCGCCCTCGTCTTCGTTCCGCTCCAGATCGGGCTGGCGCTGGTCTTCGCGCTGATCCTCGACGATGTCAGAACCCGTCTGTCCCGGTTCTCCCGCCTGCTCATCTTCGCGCCCTACGCCATCCCCGGGGTGATCGGAGCCCTGATGTGGGGGTTCCTCTACAGCCCGTCCTTCGGTCCGCTGGTGTCCTTCTTCGATTTCCTGCACCTGCAGGCGCCCGACCTGCTCAACCGGGATTCGATCTTCTGGTCGCTGACCAACATCGTGACCTGGCAGTGGACCGGCTACTACATGATCATCATCTACGCGTCCCTGCAGTCGATCGACCCGTCCATCTATGAAGCGGCCAGGATCGACGGAGCATCCAAGCTCCAGACCGCCCTGCAGGTCAAGGTACCGATTGTCACGTCATCACTCGTGCTGACCATGGTGTTCGCGCTGATCGGGACGCTGCAGTTCTTTACCGAACCGCAGGTGCTGGCTCCGCTGGCCGGCAACGCCATCGACGCCGCGTATACCCCCAACCTGTATGCGTACAATCTGGCGTTCTCCTACCAGCAGTTCAACTACGCCTCGGCCATCTCCTTCGCGCTCGGACTCATGGTCTTCCTGGCCTCCATTATTTTCCTGATCGCCACCCGCAAGAAGAGCGGACTCAACTGA
- a CDS encoding ABC transporter substrate-binding protein, with amino-acid sequence MIKGKGLLAAGITTALAAAMVGCSNDSGGNSSAGGDGASKTNCTNEIKVKDVPVVTYWAWFEDTAQTVDNFNNSHDDVQICWSNAGQGADAYTKLSTSLQSKSGAPDIVQIEYDWLNSFLLQDGLVDMTEYGIEEYKDNYTEGAWRDVSSGDGVYAVPVDLGPVGLWYRQDLFEKYSIPIPTTWDEYAAAAEQLAAASGGETLIGNFAPNGQGQHYAFLDQAGAVPFDFDNGNPTEISINHNDDASKKVFDYWIDLVDRDLVGTDQAWTPEFSTALGSGRYATAIYPVWYNIHIPALEGADTDAVWRAAPIPQWDAANPKQVNWGGSTLGVTVQADDAELATKVAAELYEPQENKELGVEVGGLFLADPEMIESAYFQDRPYDFYGGQQLNKEVFGPAALEYKGVTFSPFTQFYYDESQRLLSEAIDGSMSADEAADELQASLEAYATEQGFTLK; translated from the coding sequence ATGATCAAGGGAAAAGGCCTGCTCGCAGCAGGCATAACAACGGCATTGGCCGCAGCAATGGTCGGCTGTTCCAATGACAGCGGCGGCAATTCCAGCGCAGGCGGGGACGGCGCCAGCAAAACGAACTGCACCAACGAGATCAAGGTGAAGGACGTCCCCGTGGTCACTTACTGGGCGTGGTTCGAAGACACCGCCCAGACCGTCGATAACTTCAACAACAGCCATGACGATGTGCAGATCTGCTGGTCGAACGCCGGCCAGGGAGCTGATGCGTATACCAAGCTCTCGACCTCGCTCCAGTCCAAATCCGGGGCGCCCGACATCGTCCAGATCGAGTACGACTGGCTGAACAGTTTCCTCCTCCAGGACGGACTCGTGGACATGACCGAGTACGGCATCGAGGAGTACAAGGACAACTACACCGAAGGTGCATGGCGCGACGTCTCCAGCGGTGACGGTGTCTATGCCGTACCGGTCGACCTGGGACCGGTGGGCCTGTGGTACCGGCAGGACCTCTTCGAAAAATACTCCATCCCGATTCCGACCACCTGGGATGAGTACGCAGCCGCAGCCGAGCAGCTGGCCGCGGCATCCGGCGGAGAAACCCTGATCGGCAACTTCGCACCGAACGGACAGGGCCAGCATTACGCCTTCCTCGATCAGGCAGGCGCCGTACCGTTCGACTTCGACAACGGCAATCCCACCGAAATCAGCATCAACCACAATGACGATGCCAGCAAGAAGGTGTTCGACTACTGGATCGATCTCGTTGATCGGGACCTTGTGGGTACGGACCAGGCCTGGACCCCCGAGTTCAGCACCGCCCTGGGCAGCGGCCGGTACGCCACGGCGATCTATCCGGTCTGGTACAACATCCACATTCCGGCGTTGGAAGGTGCTGACACGGACGCTGTCTGGCGTGCAGCCCCGATTCCGCAGTGGGACGCCGCCAACCCGAAGCAGGTGAACTGGGGCGGCAGCACGCTGGGCGTGACCGTGCAGGCCGACGACGCCGAACTTGCCACGAAGGTTGCGGCTGAACTCTACGAGCCTCAGGAAAACAAGGAACTAGGGGTCGAGGTGGGCGGACTCTTCCTGGCCGACCCCGAGATGATCGAATCCGCATACTTCCAGGACCGCCCCTACGACTTCTACGGCGGACAGCAGCTGAACAAGGAAGTGTTCGGCCCCGCCGCCCTTGAGTACAAGGGCGTGACGTTCTCGCCGTTCACGCAGTTCTACTACGACGAGTCCCAGCGCCTGCTCTCGGAAGCGATCGATGGCAGCATGTCGGCAGATGAAGCGGCGGATGAACTCCAGGCGTCGTTGGAGGCCTACGCCACCGAGCAGGGTTTCACCCTGAAATGA
- the arfA gene encoding arabinosylfuranosidase ArfA: MPNVRLTLDPHFSVGPVSRRVFGSFVEHLGRSIYGGIYEPEHYTANDDGFRRDVIDLVRELGISTVRYPGGNFVSGYRWEDGVGPRQDRPSRLDLAWHSIESNDVGLDEFARWVTEIGGELMYAVNLGTRGVQEALDVLEYANIPAGTALSDRRVANGSPLPHNIRIWCLGNEMDGPWQLGHGTATEYARLAGKTARAMRQLDPALELVVCGSSSAAMPTFGEWERTVLTETYEDVDFISCHAYYEPQDGDFSSFLASAVSMDRFIDSVVASADHVKAVRGSDKTMYLSFDEWNVWYQSQYNDGEKITDAAVWPQAPRLLENAYSAMDAVVVGGLLISLLRHADRVTAASLAQLVNVIAPIMTEQQGPAWRQTTFYPFSITSRLARGTVLDPKIDSPSMHTDAYGQVPMVDAVATHDEATGNTSVFLVNRSLSEAVTISIDAGQLGIDGIQSAETLHHEDFHAANTLQDQDRVVPEPNKSAYVDNGTVTVTLPPVSWTALALN, encoded by the coding sequence ATGCCCAATGTCCGCCTTACCCTTGACCCCCATTTCTCTGTGGGACCGGTCAGCCGCAGGGTTTTCGGTTCCTTTGTGGAACATCTGGGACGCAGTATTTACGGCGGCATTTACGAGCCGGAGCATTACACGGCGAATGACGACGGGTTCCGCCGCGACGTTATTGACCTCGTGCGTGAGCTGGGAATTTCCACCGTGCGCTACCCGGGCGGAAACTTTGTCTCGGGCTACCGGTGGGAAGACGGGGTTGGCCCCCGCCAGGACCGGCCCAGCAGACTGGACCTGGCCTGGCACTCAATCGAAAGCAACGACGTCGGGCTGGATGAGTTTGCCCGGTGGGTCACCGAAATCGGCGGCGAACTGATGTACGCGGTCAACCTCGGTACCCGGGGTGTGCAGGAAGCCCTGGACGTCCTCGAATACGCGAACATCCCGGCCGGCACCGCACTCTCGGACCGGCGGGTTGCCAACGGCAGCCCCCTCCCCCACAACATCCGGATCTGGTGCCTGGGCAACGAAATGGACGGACCGTGGCAGCTCGGCCACGGCACCGCCACCGAATACGCCCGCCTGGCCGGCAAAACGGCCCGGGCCATGCGCCAGCTGGATCCCGCCCTGGAACTCGTTGTCTGCGGCAGTTCAAGTGCCGCCATGCCGACCTTCGGAGAATGGGAACGCACGGTCCTGACGGAGACGTACGAGGACGTCGACTTCATTTCCTGCCACGCCTACTACGAGCCGCAGGACGGTGATTTCTCCAGCTTCCTTGCCTCCGCCGTGAGCATGGACCGCTTCATCGATTCGGTGGTTGCAAGCGCTGACCATGTCAAAGCCGTCCGCGGCAGTGACAAGACCATGTACCTGTCCTTCGACGAGTGGAACGTCTGGTACCAGTCGCAGTACAACGACGGCGAGAAAATCACCGACGCCGCCGTGTGGCCCCAGGCGCCGCGCCTGCTGGAGAATGCCTACTCGGCCATGGACGCTGTTGTCGTCGGCGGGCTCCTGATCAGCCTGCTCCGCCATGCGGACCGGGTGACGGCAGCCAGCCTGGCACAGCTTGTCAACGTCATCGCTCCGATCATGACCGAGCAGCAGGGCCCGGCCTGGCGGCAGACCACGTTCTATCCGTTTTCCATCACCTCGCGCCTGGCCCGGGGAACGGTCCTGGATCCGAAAATCGATTCCCCGAGCATGCACACGGACGCGTACGGGCAGGTGCCCATGGTCGATGCGGTCGCCACCCATGACGAGGCCACCGGCAACACCTCGGTTTTCCTGGTCAACCGCAGCCTGAGCGAAGCCGTCACGATCAGTATCGATGCCGGGCAGCTGGGCATCGACGGCATCCAGAGCGCCGAGACCCTGCACCATGAGGACTTCCACGCCGCCAACACCCTCCAGGACCAGGACCGTGTGGTCCCCGAACCCAACAAAAGCGCGTACGTCGACAACGGAACAGTCACGGTGACCCTTCCTCCGGTGTCGTGGACTGCACTCGCGCTGAACTAG
- a CDS encoding LacI family DNA-binding transcriptional regulator, which translates to MSPTIHDVARAAGVSIKTVSNVLNDSPKVGSATRSRVRRIIDELGYRPNLSARGLRSGKTGVIGLTVPSLRENYFAELADAVIREAAKRGLRVLIEQTNGERKLELEALSGGQIRFIDGMLFSPAELGQDDVGLLPAGGPLVLLGERIFDGPTDHVTMHNTSSARAAVEHLLHTGRSRIALVGALDSSGDAASSASLRERGYHQALAGAGISSDPALVVRGGSWGRETGAAAIADLCRRGAAFDAVFAMNDTLALGALRRLAEEGLSVPRDVAVIGFDNIDEGRYSLPSLTSVDPGREEIAETAVRLLVERIGEKEEPLAPRTVKAGFRIVHRESTGFGGSEVRDDGH; encoded by the coding sequence ATGAGTCCGACAATCCACGATGTTGCCCGGGCGGCCGGCGTGTCGATCAAGACGGTGTCCAACGTCCTCAACGACAGTCCCAAGGTGGGCTCGGCAACCCGGTCGCGGGTCCGCAGGATCATTGACGAACTGGGGTATCGGCCGAACCTCTCGGCCCGGGGACTGCGTTCCGGCAAGACCGGGGTGATCGGGCTGACCGTTCCCTCGCTGCGGGAAAACTACTTTGCCGAACTCGCCGACGCCGTGATCCGTGAAGCTGCCAAGCGGGGGCTGCGGGTGCTGATCGAACAGACGAACGGTGAACGGAAGCTCGAGCTCGAGGCCCTTTCCGGAGGCCAGATCCGCTTCATCGACGGAATGCTGTTCAGTCCCGCAGAGCTGGGCCAGGACGACGTCGGCCTCCTGCCCGCCGGCGGACCCCTAGTGCTGCTGGGCGAGCGGATCTTCGACGGACCCACCGACCACGTGACCATGCACAACACCTCGTCCGCCCGGGCCGCCGTCGAGCACCTCCTGCACACCGGCCGCTCACGGATCGCCCTGGTGGGAGCACTGGATAGCTCCGGGGATGCGGCGAGCTCGGCCAGCCTGCGGGAGCGTGGTTATCATCAGGCCCTCGCCGGTGCCGGGATTTCCAGTGATCCGGCGCTGGTGGTGCGCGGCGGCAGCTGGGGCCGTGAAACCGGAGCCGCCGCCATTGCGGACCTTTGCCGTCGCGGCGCCGCCTTCGATGCCGTATTTGCCATGAATGACACGCTCGCGCTGGGGGCGTTGCGCCGGCTCGCGGAGGAAGGCCTGAGCGTGCCCCGCGACGTCGCGGTCATCGGCTTCGACAACATCGATGAGGGCCGCTATTCCCTCCCTTCCCTGACCAGCGTCGATCCAGGCAGGGAGGAGATCGCGGAGACAGCGGTCCGCCTGCTGGTGGAGCGGATCGGGGAAAAGGAGGAGCCTTTGGCTCCGCGGACGGTGAAGGCCGGTTTCCGGATTGTCCATCGGGAATCCACCGGTTTTGGCGGCAGCGAGGTTCGGGACGACGGGCACTAA
- a CDS encoding sugar phosphate isomerase/epimerase family protein, whose translation MSRPVTLFTGQWADLPLEEVARLASGWGYDGLEIACWGDHLDPWRWDDEEYVQSRRDILEKYHLKVFAISNHLKGQAVCDDPIDQRHRDMVSDQVWGDGDPEGVRQRAAEEMKHTARLAAVLGVDTVIGFTGSSIWKYVAMFPPVSAEAIDAGYQDFADRWNPILDVFDEVGVRFAHEVHPSEIAYDYWTTVRAMEAIGNRPAFGLNWDPSHFVWQDLDPVAFLWDFQDRIYHVDCKDTKKRMSNGRNGRLGSHLPWADPRRGWDFVSTGHGDVPWEDAFRMLNSIGYTGPISVEWEDAGMDRLVGAPEALAFVRSLALDPPDAAFDAAFSSR comes from the coding sequence ATGTCCCGACCAGTCACTCTGTTTACCGGCCAGTGGGCGGATCTACCGCTCGAAGAAGTGGCCCGCCTTGCCTCCGGCTGGGGGTACGACGGGCTGGAAATCGCCTGCTGGGGCGACCATCTGGACCCCTGGCGCTGGGATGACGAGGAGTATGTGCAGAGCCGCCGCGACATTCTGGAGAAGTACCACCTGAAGGTGTTCGCCATTTCCAACCACCTCAAGGGGCAGGCGGTCTGCGACGACCCGATCGATCAGCGCCACCGGGACATGGTTTCCGACCAGGTGTGGGGCGACGGCGATCCGGAGGGCGTCCGGCAACGGGCAGCGGAGGAAATGAAGCACACCGCCCGGCTTGCCGCAGTGCTGGGGGTGGACACCGTGATCGGCTTTACCGGTTCGTCCATCTGGAAATACGTGGCCATGTTCCCGCCGGTTTCGGCGGAGGCCATCGACGCCGGCTACCAGGATTTTGCCGACCGGTGGAATCCCATCCTCGACGTCTTCGACGAGGTGGGCGTGCGCTTTGCCCACGAGGTCCATCCCAGCGAGATTGCCTACGACTACTGGACCACCGTCCGGGCGATGGAGGCGATCGGCAACCGGCCCGCCTTCGGCCTGAACTGGGACCCCAGCCACTTTGTCTGGCAGGACCTGGATCCGGTGGCGTTCCTCTGGGATTTCCAGGACCGGATCTACCACGTGGACTGCAAGGACACGAAGAAGCGGATGAGCAACGGCCGCAACGGCCGGCTCGGCTCGCACCTGCCCTGGGCCGATCCGCGGCGCGGCTGGGACTTCGTTTCCACCGGCCACGGGGACGTCCCCTGGGAGGACGCCTTCCGGATGCTCAACAGCATCGGCTACACCGGGCCCATCTCGGTGGAGTGGGAGGACGCCGGCATGGACCGGCTGGTCGGGGCGCCCGAAGCGCTGGCCTTTGTCCGTTCGCTGGCGCTGGATCCGCCCGATGCGGCGTTCGACGCGGCTTTTTCCTCGCGCTAG
- a CDS encoding Gfo/Idh/MocA family protein yields the protein MNKPLRVALVGHGFMGAAHSQAWRVAPRFFDLPLQPQMELLVGRDAERTQDAARKWGWAGSATGWREAVTREDIDVVDIVTPGASHAEIAIAALDAGKHVLCEKPLANTVEEARAMADAAARAQTRGVQAMVGFTYRRLPATTHARNLVASGAIGTVRQVRAVYLQDWLVDEDSPLTWRLQQDKAGSGVLGDLGAHAIDLAQYITGVPLAEVSGTLATLVHTRPVPDAEQRGTGLGGGAGAAGTRGPVTVDDVALFTGRFEDGVLGSFEASRMATGRKNAFRLEISGSLGAISFDLEDLNFLGFMDYTLPPDRQGFTRIMVTEPEHPYLSAWWPAGHSLGYEHGFVHQAKDFVEAIAAGTAPAPSFADGLQVQEVLDAVARSAAKSSVWLPVR from the coding sequence ATGAACAAGCCGCTGAGGGTGGCACTGGTGGGGCACGGCTTTATGGGGGCAGCCCACTCGCAGGCCTGGCGGGTGGCTCCCCGGTTCTTCGATCTGCCCCTGCAGCCGCAGATGGAGCTGCTGGTGGGCCGCGATGCGGAACGGACGCAGGATGCCGCGCGGAAATGGGGCTGGGCCGGGTCCGCCACCGGCTGGCGGGAGGCCGTCACCCGGGAGGACATCGACGTCGTGGACATCGTCACCCCCGGTGCCTCCCACGCGGAGATCGCCATTGCAGCGCTCGACGCCGGCAAGCACGTGCTCTGCGAAAAGCCGCTGGCCAACACGGTGGAAGAGGCACGGGCGATGGCCGACGCCGCCGCCCGTGCCCAAACCCGGGGTGTGCAGGCGATGGTGGGCTTCACCTACCGGCGGCTGCCCGCCACCACCCACGCCCGGAACCTGGTGGCATCGGGCGCGATCGGCACGGTGCGGCAGGTCCGGGCCGTGTACCTGCAGGACTGGCTGGTGGACGAGGACTCCCCGCTGACCTGGCGGCTGCAGCAGGACAAGGCCGGGTCCGGCGTCCTCGGCGATCTGGGCGCGCACGCCATCGATCTGGCCCAGTACATCACCGGGGTCCCGCTGGCCGAGGTCAGCGGCACCCTCGCCACCCTCGTGCACACCCGTCCCGTGCCCGACGCGGAACAGCGCGGCACCGGACTGGGCGGAGGCGCCGGAGCAGCCGGCACCCGAGGTCCGGTGACGGTCGACGACGTCGCCCTGTTTACCGGGCGGTTCGAGGACGGCGTGCTGGGCTCCTTCGAAGCCAGCCGGATGGCCACCGGCCGCAAGAACGCGTTCCGGCTGGAAATCTCCGGCAGCCTCGGGGCGATCAGCTTCGACCTGGAGGACCTGAACTTCCTGGGCTTTATGGATTACACGCTGCCGCCGGACCGGCAGGGATTCACCCGCATCATGGTGACCGAACCGGAGCACCCCTACCTCTCCGCATGGTGGCCCGCCGGCCATTCGCTGGGCTACGAACACGGCTTCGTGCACCAGGCAAAGGACTTCGTGGAGGCCATCGCCGCCGGAACCGCACCCGCGCCGTCGTTCGCTGACGGACTGCAGGTCCAGGAAGTCCTCGATGCCGTAGCCCGCAGTGCAGCCAAGTCCAGCGTATGGTTGCCCGTACGCTGA
- a CDS encoding ROK family transcriptional regulator, whose amino-acid sequence MIELRNNPAAPGASELVQLLRDGQPRTRSELADLVGVARSTITLRLEALMDLGLVAPLEDAVSAGGRPSSRFALQTGARVVLGVDVGASHLRVGLTDLVGNALADASRDLPVSDGPVAVLDTVVELGTALLASTGRSAAELLAVGVGLPGPVEHRSGRPINPPIMPGWHGFDVPGYLQESFPVPVLVDNDVNVMSMGEREAAWPDVENLVFVKVATGIGAGIISNGSLLRGADGVAGDIGHIRVPSGEDLLCRCGNRGCLEALAAGPAVAARLRSLKLAAQDGRDVVALVHSGNHEAVQAVRQAGREVGEVLATCLSMLNPEVVVFGGSMALAGEHFIAGVREVVYSRTMPLATQHLRIVQSASGLDAGMLGASQLAIQHALSAESVERMLAGRVGV is encoded by the coding sequence GTGATCGAACTCAGGAATAACCCCGCCGCCCCCGGCGCCAGCGAACTTGTCCAGCTCCTGCGGGACGGGCAGCCCCGCACCCGCAGCGAGCTGGCCGATCTGGTGGGGGTGGCCCGCTCCACCATCACGCTGCGGCTGGAGGCGCTCATGGACCTCGGACTTGTAGCGCCCCTCGAAGACGCCGTGTCTGCCGGCGGACGGCCGTCCTCCCGGTTTGCGCTGCAGACGGGGGCACGCGTGGTCCTGGGGGTCGACGTCGGCGCGAGCCACCTGCGTGTGGGCCTTACCGATCTGGTCGGTAACGCCCTGGCCGATGCCTCCCGCGACCTGCCGGTCAGCGACGGTCCGGTGGCGGTGCTGGACACCGTGGTGGAGCTCGGAACTGCGCTGCTGGCATCGACCGGGCGGTCTGCTGCCGAGCTGCTCGCCGTCGGTGTCGGCCTGCCCGGACCCGTGGAGCACCGCTCCGGCCGCCCGATCAACCCGCCGATCATGCCCGGCTGGCACGGCTTCGACGTCCCCGGCTACCTGCAGGAATCCTTCCCCGTCCCGGTGCTGGTGGACAACGACGTCAACGTGATGTCGATGGGGGAGCGTGAGGCCGCGTGGCCCGACGTCGAGAACCTGGTCTTCGTGAAGGTTGCCACCGGCATCGGCGCCGGGATTATCAGCAACGGCAGCCTGCTGCGCGGCGCCGACGGGGTGGCCGGGGACATCGGGCACATCCGGGTGCCCAGCGGCGAGGACCTGCTGTGCCGGTGCGGGAACCGCGGCTGCCTGGAGGCGCTGGCTGCCGGACCCGCTGTCGCCGCCCGGCTGCGTTCCCTGAAGCTGGCCGCGCAGGACGGGCGCGACGTCGTTGCCCTGGTGCACTCGGGCAACCATGAGGCAGTGCAGGCGGTGCGTCAGGCCGGCCGCGAGGTGGGCGAAGTCCTCGCCACGTGCCTGAGCATGCTCAACCCCGAGGTGGTTGTGTTCGGCGGGTCGATGGCGCTGGCCGGCGAGCACTTCATTGCCGGGGTGCGCGAAGTGGTCTATTCGCGCACTATGCCGCTGGCCACCCAGCACCTGCGGATTGTGCAGTCCGCGTCCGGGCTCGACGCCGGGATGCTGGGCGCGTCCCAGCTTGCCATCCAGCATGCGCTGTCCGCGGAGAGTGTGGAGCGGATGTTGGCGGGGCGGGTGGGGGTTTAA
- a CDS encoding GDSL-type esterase/lipase family protein, which produces MITTPITPSLVRGAAELETTARGLRPHRLPGWVRTRFPDPQLLKVESEPSGVRLALTTTAEVLAVVTHPSRVVYRGADRPRGSVDLVVDGKLLESDELTGGDYVEVDMSTGAATPFEGPSHTSVFRLPAGEKVVEVWLPHNESVELVEMRSDAPVTPYSSGKPVWLHHGSSISHGSNAATPSSIWPVVAAQLGGFELHNLGLGGSALVDPFTAQVMRDTPADLISVKLGINVVNMDSMRLRAFVPAVHGFLDTIREGHPETPLMLISPIFCGIHEDTPGPGAFDPASFGTDQVKFIATGSPEGVAAGQLTLRVIREALESLVERRADDPNLHFLDGLSLYGAEDAEEHPLPDALHPDTATHRMIGERFAEYAFAPEGPFGVR; this is translated from the coding sequence ATGATCACCACCCCCATCACCCCGTCCTTGGTCCGCGGTGCCGCGGAACTGGAAACTACCGCCCGCGGTCTGCGGCCGCACCGGCTGCCGGGCTGGGTGCGTACCCGGTTCCCCGATCCGCAGCTGCTCAAGGTGGAAAGCGAGCCGTCCGGCGTCCGGCTGGCGCTGACGACGACGGCGGAGGTCCTGGCGGTTGTGACGCACCCGTCCCGGGTGGTTTACCGGGGTGCCGACCGGCCCCGGGGCAGTGTTGACTTGGTAGTTGACGGGAAGTTGCTCGAGAGCGACGAGCTCACCGGTGGCGACTACGTCGAGGTGGATATGTCGACCGGGGCCGCGACTCCTTTTGAGGGTCCGTCGCATACCAGCGTCTTCCGGCTGCCGGCGGGTGAAAAGGTTGTGGAGGTCTGGCTGCCGCACAACGAATCTGTCGAACTCGTCGAGATGCGTTCGGACGCTCCTGTGACACCGTATTCCTCGGGCAAACCCGTCTGGCTGCACCACGGCAGCTCGATCAGCCACGGCTCGAATGCCGCCACGCCGTCCTCTATCTGGCCGGTGGTTGCGGCGCAGCTCGGCGGCTTCGAGCTTCATAATCTTGGTCTGGGCGGCAGTGCCCTTGTTGACCCGTTCACGGCGCAGGTGATGCGCGATACCCCGGCCGATCTGATCAGCGTGAAGCTGGGCATCAACGTGGTGAACATGGATTCCATGCGGCTGCGGGCCTTTGTGCCTGCGGTGCACGGTTTCCTCGACACCATCCGCGAGGGACATCCGGAGACACCTCTGATGCTGATCTCGCCCATCTTCTGCGGTATCCACGAGGACACTCCGGGGCCCGGCGCCTTTGACCCGGCGTCGTTCGGCACGGATCAGGTGAAGTTCATTGCGACAGGCTCGCCGGAGGGCGTGGCTGCGGGTCAGCTGACGCTGCGGGTGATCCGCGAGGCGTTGGAGTCACTCGTGGAACGGCGGGCGGACGATCCGAATCTGCACTTCCTGGACGGCCTGAGTCTCTACGGTGCCGAGGACGCTGAGGAGCATCCGCTGCCCGACGCGCTCCATCCGGACACCGCTACGCACCGGATGATCGGGGAGCGGTTTGCTGAGTATGCGTTCGCGCCGGAGGGGCCGTTCGGGGTGCGCTGA